In Salinibaculum sp. SYNS191, the genomic window GCGACATCCTCCGGGAGCTGGAGGAGTACACGGAGTACCACTTCGGCGACGAGGAGACCATGATGAAAGACTGCGGGTTCGCACAGGACTGCTCCAGTTGCTTCCACGACCACCAGGAGATGCACGAGAACTTCGCGGCGAAGGTGAGCGAACTCCGCGAGAAACACGAGAACGGGGAGTACATCACGATGGAGGTGCTGGAGTTCGCCCGCGACTGGCTGGACTCGCACATCGCCGGCGACGACCAGGACCAGAGCTACGGCGACTACGTCCGGCAGGAACTCGACGGGTACAGCTTCGAGTAGGAGAGTGAGTGTCCCGAGCGTGGAGACGACAGCGGCGAGGTTCCTCGCCGCGTGAACCGACAGACAACGACACATGAGTGAACAACAGCAGCAGTTCGGACAGGGTGGGCTCAACGACGAGGTCGACGACGAGCAACTGGACGCGCTCGTCGGCCTCGACGAGGCAGACGTCGCGTGGCGCAAGGAGTTCGTCGGCTTCGACGACGGGGACGCCGCCCGCATCGCCGACCTCGAAGAGCGCCTCCAGGAGACGGCACCGGACGTCGCCGACGAGTTTTACGAGCGCCTGACCGGCGTCGAGGAGACCGAAGCGGTCATCGAGCGCTCGCCGAAGGGCGTCGAGGAACTGAAGCGAACCCAGCAGGCCTACTGGACCTCGCTGGCCGACGGGGCGTACGGGCCGGACTACTTCCGGACCCGCGCCCGCATCGGGAAGCTCCACGACCTGCTGGAGATGCCCGCCAGACAGTACGTCGGCCAGTACGCGTTCTACTTCGAGACCGTCCTCTCGATGGTGGCCGACCGGACCGAGGAGCGCGTGACCGAGACCCTCCAGGCGGCCGGCGTCGACAAGGAGACCATCGCGGAAGTCGGCAACGAGCTAGACGGCGGCGCGGAGACGGCGCTGTCGCTTCTGAAGCTGATGAACCTCGACATGCAGGTGGCGATGGACACCTACATCGAGAGCCGCGAGCAGGAGCTCCAGGCGGAGATGGAGCGACGGCGGGAGATAGCCGCCGACACCCAGGAGGCCGCCCGCGACCTCCAGGACTTCACGAGCGACGTCTCGAAGAGCGCCCAGCGCATCAGCGACCTCGCCGAGACGGAGTCCGGGAACATGGAGGAGATACGCGCGGAGATGTCGAACCTGAGCGCCACGGTCGAGGAGATAGCGGCGACCACCGACCAGGTCGAGACGACGAGCGAGCGCGCCCTCGAAGCCGCGGCGGAGGGCCAGCAGTCCGCCACCGACGCCATCGACGTCCTGGAGGACATCGACGACTCCGCGGACGAGATAGAGACCGGCGTCACCCGGTTGCAGGACCGCACCGAGGAGATAGGCGAGGTGGTCGACGTCATCGACGACATCGCCGAGCAGACGAACATGCTGGCGCTGAACGCCTCCATCGAGGCCGCTCGCGCCGGCGAGGCGGGCGAGGGCTTCGCCGTCGTCGCCGACGAGGTCAAGTCCCTCGCGGAGGAGTCACAGGACCAGGCCGACGACATCGAGGCGCTCATCGACGACGTACAGGCCGGCATCGAGGAGACAGTCGACAGCGTCGAGACCGCCGGCGAGCGCATCGACACCGGCATCGACCGGGTGGAAGACGCCCTCCAGCAACTCGACGAGATTCTCGGGGTCGTCGAGGAGGCCGCAAACGGCGTCCGGGAGGTCTCCGCCGCGACCGACGACCAGGCCTCCTCCACCGAGGAGGTCGCCAGCATGATAGACGACGCCGCCGACCGCATCACCGAGGTCAGCGAGGAGATAAACGAGGTCGCGACCGCCAGCGAGCAACAGACCGCGAAGGTGTTCAAGGTCACCTCCGACCTCAAGCAACTCAGCGAGGACCACTGACCGCGCACCCGTCGCTCACAGCATTTCTGCGACGACCGAACGAATCGCGTCGGGTTTCTCGACGGTCGCGAGGTGGCCACAGTCGTCGAGGATGGTCACATCCGCGCCCGCCCGGTCGGCGGCGCGGCGGGCCCACTCGGCGGGGAACATGTCGTCCTCGCTGCCGTGGACGAAGTGCGCCGGGACCGACAGCTCCCGGACGCGGTCGGAGTAGTCGGTGCGGTAGCCGCGGCGGGTGACCTCCGCGGCGCGGAACTTCCGGAAGGCAGCGCCGGCGTGTGGCTGCCGCGCCTCCGCCATGACGCGGTCGACCAGCGCGTCGGAGATGCAGTCGGGGTCGTGGACGAGCGAGGCGAGCGAGGCCTCGGTGAACCGACGACTGCGGGCGATGAGCGCGACGGAGACGTTGTTCGTGACCTGAATCTTCGCGAGCAGCCACGTCAGCAGCCCGTTGGGGAGGTCGCGGCCGAGGCCGAAGGCGTCGACGGGGACGACGGCAGCGACCCGCTCTGGGTGCTCCAGCCCGAGGCCGACGGCGATGCCACCGCCCATCGAGAGACCCGCGACGACGGGGTCGTCCAGGTCGAGTTCGTCGAGGAAGCCGCCGACCAGGCGGACGTGACGGTCCAGGGTGAGGGGACCATCGGGCATGTCGCTGTGGCCGTACCCCGGCAGGTCGAGCGCGTGAACTTCTGCCTCCGCGGCCAGCGGGCCGATGAGGTCGCGCCAGGAGATGTCGGCCGCGTCGATGATGCCGCCGTGGAGCAAGAGCAGCGGTCGCCCCTCGCCGGCCGTGAGGTAGTGCAAGCCGGTTCCCTCGACGGAAGCGACGTGGCTCGACACCTCGGTCCCTGGAACCCTCGGCGTCGGGTCTCTCGCTCGGACTGTCATACGAATGGATACCGTTCGAGACGCCAAGAATCCACGCACTGTCCGGTCACAGCCGCGAGGAAAACTGGGTTTCGCCGGCGGTAAGGCGAGCAATAGCGCGCCGCCGGAGAGTAACCGGCGAATACTTTTCAGCAATCTCGTCGTCCGTGCTCCCGCCCGGACGGCGCGGGAACGGGGGGACGGACCCGTCGCCGAGTCGCCGCGGAGTCACAGACCACCTATGGCAATACCGCTGGACGAACTCGCCATCTTCTTCGTGAGCCTGTTTACCATCTTCAGCCCCTTCGCACGAATCGGTGGCATCGCCACGATATCCGGCGTCTATCCGCGCGCCGCACAGCGACGGATGGCCGGACAGGTCAGCCTCAACTACACGCTCGTCATGCTCGCATCCGTCTGGTTCGGACCGCCGCTTTTGACCCTCCTGGGACTGACGGTGCCCGGACTGACTGCCACCGGGGGTATCGCCCTGCTCCTCACGGCGGGGCCCATGATGATGCATGGAAACCAGCGGGACGACGTGGACTACGAGGCGGACTCCGGGGACGGAGACTGGCATCGCGTCATCACCGTTCCGCTGACGTTTCCGCTCTCCGTCGGCGGCGCGACGGCCGCAATCGCCATCGCCGTCTCCGCGCAGTACCCCGCGACGAGGGACCGCGTGCTCCTCTCGGCAATCGTCGTCGGGATGGCCCTGGTCGTCGGGACGACGCACTACATCTCGCCGCTGATTGCCAACCGGCTCCGGGAGACCGGAGGGATGGACATCCTGACGCGGGTGTCGGGCATCATCCTCTCGACCATCGCCGTCCAGTTGCTCTTCAGAGGGGCGGTCGGCCTCTTGACCGACCTGGGCGTCACCCTGGGAGTGTGACCGGCGGTTCGACCTGTCCGACCACCGGTTCGTGAGAGGGTGGCAGGGGAGTCGCAACAACGCATTTTGTCGGCCGGGTCGTAGTTCTCGGGTGGAGCCTGCTCACCCGTCACCGACGTGACGGGGTGCACTGTCGCTCACTGCCCCCAGCCACACCAATGAGAGACTGCTATCCGCCCAGTTGTCCACTCCCCGGCCGCCGGCACGGGACCGGTCGTTCCCGGCTGTTGCACCAGTCCCCGGCAGGCGGGAGGACAGTCGAGCCGACGGGACGGCCGCGCCAGGGACGCGAGCGATGACGACGACTCTCGGCGAGATCGACAGTGTCCTCGTTCTCGACGTCTTCGTCCTGCTTCTGATAGGGATGGGACCGAAGGTAGCGCTGGTACCGTTTCTCGACGTGACCGCCGAGATGGACGACGAGACGCGGAGAGAGGTCGCAGAACGGATGATACGGACTGCCGTCGTCGTGGCGCTGGTGCTGGTGGTTTTCGGCTCACTGCTCATGCGGCTCCTGCATTTCTCCAGGGACTCGCTGTTCATCGCCGGCGGAGTCGTCTTCTTTCTCCTCGCGCTCCGGATGATTGTCTCCGGCCAGCGCGAGGAGGACCACGAGGAGACGACGAGCGACCGCGACCCGATGGAGACGGCACTGTACCCCCTGGCCGTCCCCTACCTGCTGAACCCCGTCGGAATCACGCTGCTCGTGACCTTCTCCGGCGCGCTCGACTCGCTGGTCATGCTGGCGGTGCTCGTCGTGCTGGTCCTGCTGGTCGGTGCCTTCGATTGGCTGGTCTTCACGAACGTGGACCGGGTCGCGGCCAATCTGGACGAGTCGCGCCTGGCCGTCACCGAAACGGTCTTCGGCGTGCTCCTGGCTGCCCTGGCAGTCGAGTTTATACTCGACGGGCTCGCCGGCCTCGACATCATCCCCCACGGGGTCCTCTAACGGGGGTCGACCGACGGGACCTACGCGCCGAGTTGCTGGAGGAGTCCCACCGTGTCCTCGACGATGCCCGTCTCGACGATGCGGCCGTCGTCGATGTGGTGAATCTCCATGCGGTCCACCTCGACCTCAGCGCCGGTCGCGTCCACGCCCAGCACGGACCCCTCGTGCGTGCCCGTCCACCGCAGCCGGAGTGCAATCTTGTCCCCCTCCGAGACGACGTCCTCGATGGTGAGTTCCAGGTCCGGGAACGCGTCCCGATACCGGGAGACGAACGTCCAGTAGCCGTCGCGGCCGACGCGGTCGTCCTCGTCGTCGAGGAACAGGACGGTACCCTCGTCGAGGACGCGCGCTAGCGGGTCTCGCTTGCCCTCGTTCCAGACGTCTTCGACCAGCGTGCGGACGAGTTCCTCGTTCTCGGCCGGGGCCGACAGTTGCGTCACGACGGGCGTCGCGCTCACGCGACTCATCGTCGAAATCGGCATTTCGACCTCGGCTGCCTCCAGCTGGCGGAGCAGACTCCACTGTTCGATCAGGAGCCACATGTCGGCGATTCGCCCGTCCCGGAGGTGGTCGATGCGGATACCCGAGAGAGTGACCTCCTGTCCGGTCGGCTCGATGTCCAGCAGCGTGCCGGAGTGGGTTCCGGTGGCCGTCCAGCGCGTCGCCACCGCGTCCGGCTGAACGACCATCTCCTCGATGTCGAACGTCAGGTCGGGGAAGGCCTCCCGTATCTGCCTGCTGAACGCCACCAGTGCCTCGATATCCAGCGGTCCCGGTTCGGCGGCCGGTTCGTCCTGGAGGTAGTTGCGGAGCTGCGTGAGTCCGGTCGGGAACCGTGCCTCGAAGCCCGGCAGGATCCACTCGTCGGTCTCGGCCTGCGTCTTGCCCGCCCAGGTCGCCTCGACTGACTGGCGGACCCGTCGCCGGTCCCGTTCGGTGTCGAGAAACCGCTCGGCCTGGGCGGTCCCGTGGTCCCAGAGCCGATCGAGAAACCGGGGCGCACGGTCCAGTTTCGTCGCGTAATCCAGGCGACCGTTCGACGATATCAGCGCCTCCTCCAGGTTTATCGTCTTCACCTCGATTGGGTCGTAGACGTCTTCGAGGGCACCCTTGGCTTCCCACTCATTCAGCTGTCGGATGAACTCCAGTTCCTGGTTCACGGAGAGGTTGCCGCCGAGTTCGTTGCGTCTGTCCGCGATGGTCTCGATGTCGGTCGGGATGTCGTCGTCGCGCTGCGGGTTTATCTGGATAATCCAGAGTTCGTCGGCGTGGTCCAGACGGTCCTGCGTCCGGCCGAAGAGATTTCCGAGGGGCGGGTTCTGGGAGAACAGGCCGTCCCAGTACCAGCGGGTCGTCCCGTCGGACTGGGTCACGGGCGCAGCCTGGAAGATGTTCGGCACGGACGCCGAAGCCAGGACGGCGTCGTAGGTCACGTCCCGCTCGGTGAAGGTCCGGAAGGTGCCACGCTGGACGTCCACGGCCCCGAGGTCGAGACGGGGCGGCAGCGGGTCGGTTCTCCCGACGACCGACGCGAGGTCGTCCGGGTCGATGGCGTTTTCGAGCGTCGTGCGCAGCACGTCCCGGCCCCAGTCCGAGGCCGGGGTGTCGTACGGGCTGAACGTCGGCATCGGGACGCCCATCCCCTGGGCGCGGACCATCCCGACGCCCACGGCGTTGACCATCGCGTCGAACAGCTCCTCGGCCTTGAGGTCCTCCCAGATCTGTGCGAGGAGGTCTCTGGCCGTCTCGCGGCCCGCGTCGCGGCCATCGCGCGCGAGGCCGAACCAGGTCGCGAAGGCACAGATTGCGCCGCCCGAGGTGCCGCTGATGCCGACGATGTCGTAGTCGACCGACTCCTCGGCGAGCAACCGGTCGAGGACGCCGGCCGTGAACACGGTGTGGCTGCCCCCGCCCTGACACGCGATTGCGACGGTCGGCCGGGGCGTATCACTCGTGGACATCGTAATCTGGTGACTCGGACGGGTCAGTGCTGCCGGTCGCGACCCGTCCGGTGCGGGAGGTGTCTGTGCGTCGAACGGCTGCAGTCCAGGCATCCGCCCCCTCGGCTGTGCGGGCGGTACTGGCCGTCGTCAGTGAGTCGCTGGACCTCGTCGGCGAGTCGGTGCCATGGCCGTCGGTGGCCAGGCCGGAGATGTACTGGGTGGTCATGCTCTTGGAGATTGTCCCTCCCGCGGTCACGTCGGGGCCAGTCGTCACCGCGGACTGGTGACACAGGTCCGTCCCTCGGAGTCCGACGACTTTGTTATAGAGGGGCGATAGCGCCGCCAGGTCCACCCGCTGTCGACGACCGCGGGGCTGAGCGCCGGTAAGGTGGACTTACTTGCAGCGCGGAGCCGCCGCGGTCAGAACTCGCTTTCGGGGGCGGGGACGCCCTCGTCGCCGCCGTCGAGGTCGTGGTCCTCCCGCAACTCGCGGATGCGGTCGCGGATGTCCGCGGCGAGTTCGAACTCCAGGTTGTCTGCGGCCTCCTGCATCCGTTCCTGGAGGTCCGCGACGGCGCGGGCGGCCTCCTCGTCGTCGTCGGGGTCGAGGCTGCCCGCGCCGCCGGTATCGGTCTTGCTCCCGGGCAGGTTCGTCTCGCCGACGGCCTTCTCGATGGTCGCCGGTTCGTGGCCGTGCTCCTCGTTGTACTCCTGCTGGATGCGCCGGCGGCGCTGGGTCTCGTCGATGGCCGACTCCATCGCCCCGCTGGGTTCGTCCGCGTAGAGGACGACGGTGCCGTTGACGTTCCGGGCGGCGCGGCCCATCGTCTGGACGAGCATCGTCTCCGAGCGCAGGAAGCCCTCCTGGTCGGCGTCGAGAATCGCCACGAGCGACACCTCGGGGATGTCCAGGCCCTCGCGGAGGAGGTTGATGCCGACGATGCAGTCCAGGTCGCCCAGACGGAGCGACCGGATGAGTTCGTGTCGCTCCAGCGTGTCCGTCTCGTCGTGCATGTAGGCCACGTCCAGGCCCGCCTCCTCCAAGTACTCGGTGAGGTCTTCCGCCATGCGCTTGGTGAGCGTCGTCACGAGCGCGCGCTCGTCGTCGGGCAGCGATTGCAGGCGGTCGATGAGGTTCTCGACCTGCCCCTCGACGTCGGCCACCTCGACCGCGGGGTCGACGAGGTAGGTGGGACGGACGATCTGCTCGACGACCTGCTCGCTCGCCTCGCGCTCGTAGTCGGCGGGGGTCGCAGAGACGTACAGCGTCTGGTCGGTCTTCTCCTCGAACTCCTCGAAGGTCAGCGGGCGGTTGTCGAACGCCGTGGGGAGACGAAAACCGTTCTCGACCAGGCTCTCCTTGCGCGATTTGTCCCCTTCGAACTGGCCGCGAATCTGTGGCAGCGTCTGGTGGGACTCGTCGACGACGGTGAGGAAGTCGTCGGGGAAGTAATCCAGCAGCGTGTACGGCGCGTCGCCGCTCTCGCGGTCCGAGAGGTGCACCGAGTAGTTCTCGATGCCCGAGCAGTAGCCCGTCTCCTCCATCATCTCCAGGTCGAAGGTGGTGCGCTCCTCGATGCGCTGGGCGGCCACCATGTCGCCCGCCCGCTCGAAGTAGCGGATGCGGTCCTGGAGGAGGTCCCGAATCTCGTCCATCGCCCGCTGCAGGCGCTCCTCGGGGATGGAGTAGTGCTCGGCCGGGTGAATCAGCGCCGCGGGTTCCTCGCTCTTGACCTCGCCCTCCAGCGGGTCGAGTTTGCGGATGCGGTCGATTTCGTCGCCCCAGAACTCCACGCGTAGCGCGTAGCGGCCGTACATCGGATAGATTTCGACGGTGTCCCCGCGCACGCGGAAGGTGCCCTGCGTGAAGTCCACGTCGTTGCGCTCGTAGTTGAGGTCCACGAGACGCCCCAGCAGTTCGTCCCGGTCTAGCTCCTCGCCCTGCTCCAGACGGAGGCTCATGTCGACGTAGTTCCGGGGGTCACCGAGCCCGTAGATGGCCGAGACGCTCGCGACGACGATGACGTCGTCTCTCGTGAGCAGCGACCGCGTCGCGGAGTGGCGCAGGCGGTCGATTTCGTCGTTGATGGAGGCGTCCTTGTCGATGTAGGTGTCCGTCTGCTCGACGTAGGCCTCTGGCTGGTAGTAGTCGTAGTAGGAGACGAAGTATTCGACGGCGTTGTCCGGGAACAGTTCCCGGAACTCCTCGTAGAGTTGTGCGGCCAGCGTCTTGTTGTGGGCGATCACGAGGGTCGGCTTCTGTAGCTCCTCCATGACCCAGGAGACGGTGTTGGTCTTACCCGACCCCGTGACGCCGAGCAGGGTCTGTTTCTCCATGCCCTGGCGGTAGCCGTCGACCAGTTGCTCGATGGCTTCGGGCTGGTCGCCGGCGGGAGAGAACGGTGCGTCCACGCGGAAGTCGTGGTCGACGTCCGGACGGTCCGGTGAGAGGGGGCCACCGCTGTCGCTCATTACGCGACGGTAGGGCTGGACGGACTTGAGGGGTGCGTCTCGCGGCGGCGTTCCCCAACGACTTTACCGGCAGTGGGTGAAGGCGTCGCCATGGATACGGACAACTTCACGACCGGCGAGAAACTGACACTCGGCGGCGGCGTCCTCGCGGTTCTCGGGGCGTTCCTGCCCTGGGTCTCGGCGGGGTTCATCACTATGACTGGCATCGACGGCGACGGCGTGTTCACGCTCGTCTTCGGCGTCATCGCGGGTGGACTCGTCGTCATGCGCGACTGGGAGAGAGGGGACGTCCTCGGCGTCGGCCTGCTCGGCGTGCTGACGCTGCTTGTCGCCGGCAACGTCTTCAGCAGCACCGGGAGCCAGGTCGGCAGCGCGGCAATCGAGTTCAGCGTCAGTGCCGGCATCGGGCTGTATCTCACGCTGGTCGCCGGCCTGCTGTTGCTCGCCGGCGCGGCCTACGGCTACCGGAACGACGAGTCGAGTCCGCAGGAACGGGCGGTCAGCTTCGACTAGACGACCGCCAGAGGGAGTCAGAGAACAGTTCACGAGGGAGACCCCAGGGTGGTTGCGGACGAATCTCCTGTTCAGTAAACCTGCGTACGGGCCGTTGATTTCTTACCATTTCTCAGACACATTCGAATAGCCGTGCGAGGTACAGAGCGCGTATTCAGCACGCCTCCCGTCTGGTTGGTCGTGGGTCACTCAGTTGTTCAAAAAACACTTTGGTGTGTAATGGTACCAGTATACATGGGAAGACGTCGTAGTCGTACAGCGGTGAGAGTATGCACCAACAGACAGAAGAGATACCGGCGAAGGTCGAGTCACCAGACGCGAATATTCAACAACTGACCGACTTCGGAACGCTCGAGGGACGGGGGTTCGACGTCGCCCGTGGGACGATGTCTGCTGGCGTCGACGTCACGGGGCTGCTTGAAGGGCTGGAAAACGACCTGTGCCAATGTCCCCACTGGGGATACATCATGGACGGCGCGGTTCATGTCCGATACTCTGACGGGACCGAAGAAATACACAAGGCGGGTGAGGCCGTCTACTGGCCTCCCGGACACACGCTTTTCACGGAGGACGAGAGTGTCGAGTTCGTCCTGTTCAGTCCACAAGACGAGCATAGTCACGTCCTTGACCACGTCGTGCAGAAGATGAGCGACATGGAAGAATAATAACAACGACGGTTGTACACCCCCAGTCGACTACCTCCTCACTATTTCGGCGATTCGAATCCTGATCGATTGCTGAAGATACCCTCTGAGTTTGGTGTCAATCTTCTGTGAGACCAAGTTGTTCGGACACCCTCTGGGGGTTGTGGTAGAGCCGAGCTTCCTGCACTTTGCCGTCTGCAACCAGGATCTTATCCATCCCCCTGATCTCAAATTCGCGTCCAGTCGGGGGGATTCCCTTGTACTCCCCTTCGTGTG contains:
- a CDS encoding globin-coupled sensor protein; the encoded protein is MSEQQQQFGQGGLNDEVDDEQLDALVGLDEADVAWRKEFVGFDDGDAARIADLEERLQETAPDVADEFYERLTGVEETEAVIERSPKGVEELKRTQQAYWTSLADGAYGPDYFRTRARIGKLHDLLEMPARQYVGQYAFYFETVLSMVADRTEERVTETLQAAGVDKETIAEVGNELDGGAETALSLLKLMNLDMQVAMDTYIESREQELQAEMERRREIAADTQEAARDLQDFTSDVSKSAQRISDLAETESGNMEEIRAEMSNLSATVEEIAATTDQVETTSERALEAAAEGQQSATDAIDVLEDIDDSADEIETGVTRLQDRTEEIGEVVDVIDDIAEQTNMLALNASIEAARAGEAGEGFAVVADEVKSLAEESQDQADDIEALIDDVQAGIEETVDSVETAGERIDTGIDRVEDALQQLDEILGVVEEAANGVREVSAATDDQASSTEEVASMIDDAADRITEVSEEINEVATASEQQTAKVFKVTSDLKQLSEDH
- a CDS encoding alpha/beta fold hydrolase, whose translation is MTVRARDPTPRVPGTEVSSHVASVEGTGLHYLTAGEGRPLLLLHGGIIDAADISWRDLIGPLAAEAEVHALDLPGYGHSDMPDGPLTLDRHVRLVGGFLDELDLDDPVVAGLSMGGGIAVGLGLEHPERVAAVVPVDAFGLGRDLPNGLLTWLLAKIQVTNNVSVALIARSRRFTEASLASLVHDPDCISDALVDRVMAEARQPHAGAAFRKFRAAEVTRRGYRTDYSDRVRELSVPAHFVHGSEDDMFPAEWARRAADRAGADVTILDDCGHLATVEKPDAIRSVVAEML
- a CDS encoding MarC family protein translates to MAIPLDELAIFFVSLFTIFSPFARIGGIATISGVYPRAAQRRMAGQVSLNYTLVMLASVWFGPPLLTLLGLTVPGLTATGGIALLLTAGPMMMHGNQRDDVDYEADSGDGDWHRVITVPLTFPLSVGGATAAIAIAVSAQYPATRDRVLLSAIVVGMALVVGTTHYISPLIANRLRETGGMDILTRVSGIILSTIAVQLLFRGAVGLLTDLGVTLGV
- a CDS encoding MarC family protein is translated as MTTTLGEIDSVLVLDVFVLLLIGMGPKVALVPFLDVTAEMDDETRREVAERMIRTAVVVALVLVVFGSLLMRLLHFSRDSLFIAGGVVFFLLALRMIVSGQREEDHEETTSDRDPMETALYPLAVPYLLNPVGITLLVTFSGALDSLVMLAVLVVLVLLVGAFDWLVFTNVDRVAANLDESRLAVTETVFGVLLAALAVEFILDGLAGLDIIPHGVL
- a CDS encoding ester cyclase, producing the protein MSTSDTPRPTVAIACQGGGSHTVFTAGVLDRLLAEESVDYDIVGISGTSGGAICAFATWFGLARDGRDAGRETARDLLAQIWEDLKAEELFDAMVNAVGVGMVRAQGMGVPMPTFSPYDTPASDWGRDVLRTTLENAIDPDDLASVVGRTDPLPPRLDLGAVDVQRGTFRTFTERDVTYDAVLASASVPNIFQAAPVTQSDGTTRWYWDGLFSQNPPLGNLFGRTQDRLDHADELWIIQINPQRDDDIPTDIETIADRRNELGGNLSVNQELEFIRQLNEWEAKGALEDVYDPIEVKTINLEEALISSNGRLDYATKLDRAPRFLDRLWDHGTAQAERFLDTERDRRRVRQSVEATWAGKTQAETDEWILPGFEARFPTGLTQLRNYLQDEPAAEPGPLDIEALVAFSRQIREAFPDLTFDIEEMVVQPDAVATRWTATGTHSGTLLDIEPTGQEVTLSGIRIDHLRDGRIADMWLLIEQWSLLRQLEAAEVEMPISTMSRVSATPVVTQLSAPAENEELVRTLVEDVWNEGKRDPLARVLDEGTVLFLDDEDDRVGRDGYWTFVSRYRDAFPDLELTIEDVVSEGDKIALRLRWTGTHEGSVLGVDATGAEVEVDRMEIHHIDDGRIVETGIVEDTVGLLQQLGA
- the uvrB gene encoding excinuclease ABC subunit UvrB, which codes for MSDSGGPLSPDRPDVDHDFRVDAPFSPAGDQPEAIEQLVDGYRQGMEKQTLLGVTGSGKTNTVSWVMEELQKPTLVIAHNKTLAAQLYEEFRELFPDNAVEYFVSYYDYYQPEAYVEQTDTYIDKDASINDEIDRLRHSATRSLLTRDDVIVVASVSAIYGLGDPRNYVDMSLRLEQGEELDRDELLGRLVDLNYERNDVDFTQGTFRVRGDTVEIYPMYGRYALRVEFWGDEIDRIRKLDPLEGEVKSEEPAALIHPAEHYSIPEERLQRAMDEIRDLLQDRIRYFERAGDMVAAQRIEERTTFDLEMMEETGYCSGIENYSVHLSDRESGDAPYTLLDYFPDDFLTVVDESHQTLPQIRGQFEGDKSRKESLVENGFRLPTAFDNRPLTFEEFEEKTDQTLYVSATPADYEREASEQVVEQIVRPTYLVDPAVEVADVEGQVENLIDRLQSLPDDERALVTTLTKRMAEDLTEYLEEAGLDVAYMHDETDTLERHELIRSLRLGDLDCIVGINLLREGLDIPEVSLVAILDADQEGFLRSETMLVQTMGRAARNVNGTVVLYADEPSGAMESAIDETQRRRRIQQEYNEEHGHEPATIEKAVGETNLPGSKTDTGGAGSLDPDDDEEAARAVADLQERMQEAADNLEFELAADIRDRIRELREDHDLDGGDEGVPAPESEF
- a CDS encoding cupin domain-containing protein; this translates as MHQQTEEIPAKVESPDANIQQLTDFGTLEGRGFDVARGTMSAGVDVTGLLEGLENDLCQCPHWGYIMDGAVHVRYSDGTEEIHKAGEAVYWPPGHTLFTEDESVEFVLFSPQDEHSHVLDHVVQKMSDMEE